The Pukyongia salina genome segment GGAGAACAAGCTAAGTTATTTAACAGCTTTATTCAGGCCGTTAAATACGGTGAAATGGAGAAGAACTACGATGTAGCCGGGCAGGCAAGCTTAGATCTTTTTTCAAATGCGTACTCGCTAAACAAAGATTCGACAGCCTTTAAGTTTTTAGAACAGGCCAGGGAATTTTACACCTTGGCTAATAACCAGAACGGCTTAGTAGAAGTTGAGCAAATGCCGGCTTATATGGCCTTTCAGGATCATCAGTATGAGGAAAGTAATAGACTGATTTTGGAAAACCTCGATCTATATAAAAATGTAGAAGAGGATGCCTATTACTATCTGTTTGCCCTTTTTATGTTGACCTCCAACTATATCCATCTTGGCGATACAGTAAATAGTGAAAAATATTTTCGAATTTTTCAATCCTTACAAGACAATACGACCATAGCACCGTACAATTACAGATCATACGAAGTTGATCTAAATATTTGCAACAGTCACCTTGCATTAGAAAATAATAATTTCAATTTAGCATTAGATTATCTAGCTGAAGCGTCCAGATCGAAGGCATTCATGGAACATGTTTCAGTAAAGGAATACTATACTTTATACTCAGATACTTATGAGCATATTGGAAATATTGAAATGGCAAATATCTACAGGGATTCTTTACGGGATTATGAAAAGATGTTGTTGGAAGATAACATTTCAGCGAGTTTTGAGATTCACGAAAACTTGATAAAAACTGAAGGAGAACTAAAAATTGAGGAAGCTAAAAAACAGCGAAATCTTCTTTTCGCACTGTCTATGGTTGCTGTCTTAATAGTTCTTATTGTAATTTTCAGTCTTACTTATACCCGCTTATTAAACAAGCTCAAAGGCTTATTTTCTCAATTGAACAAGACATCTTATTTAAATAGAAACCAGGAAAGGCTTAATGCA includes the following:
- a CDS encoding helix-turn-helix domain-containing protein — protein: MDSIPTPPSRSIEGRLADYYLLKGMLYHKSGEQAKLFNSFIQAVKYGEMEKNYDVAGQASLDLFSNAYSLNKDSTAFKFLEQAREFYTLANNQNGLVEVEQMPAYMAFQDHQYEESNRLILENLDLYKNVEEDAYYYLFALFMLTSNYIHLGDTVNSEKYFRIFQSLQDNTTIAPYNYRSYEVDLNICNSHLALENNNFNLALDYLAEASRSKAFMEHVSVKEYYTLYSDTYEHIGNIEMANIYRDSLRDYEKMLLEDNISASFEIHENLIKTEGELKIEEAKKQRNLLFALSMVAVLIVLIVIFSLTYTRLLNKLKGLFSQLNKTSYLNRNQERLNAKVQGLEDLIKDYKKQMKKISLTNDVGKQRNMIRELYSELNLKSSTLLSNEKHLEIVNDSNAEFFINLREQSPQLTELETLVCYYLFLDFKNKEIAVFLNRSVRAIESIRYRLVKKLELEKNGESLVDFLHKAVNP